One Kitasatospora sp. NBC_01266 genomic window carries:
- a CDS encoding GntR family transcriptional regulator produces the protein MTEPKPRPLISVQERLRDQVAHALRAALISGELRPGVVYSAPALAADFGVSATPVREAMLDLAREGLVEAVRNKGFRVTEMTERDLDDFTEIRALIEVPTVGRVTRSATRDQLEALRPVAQEIVAAARRHDLIGYLEADRRFHLTLLGLAGNAHLVEVVGDLRKRSRLYGLTRLDQRGELVSSAEEHVELLDLMLAGDAPAAEACMARHLGHIRSLWAEGQEENEEEKPALRLGQR, from the coding sequence GTGACCGAGCCCAAGCCCCGCCCCCTCATCTCCGTCCAGGAACGCCTGCGCGACCAGGTCGCGCACGCGCTACGGGCCGCGCTGATCTCCGGTGAACTGCGCCCCGGTGTGGTCTACTCCGCTCCCGCGCTGGCCGCCGACTTCGGGGTCTCGGCCACCCCGGTGCGCGAGGCGATGCTGGACCTGGCCCGCGAAGGCCTGGTCGAGGCGGTGCGCAACAAGGGCTTCCGGGTCACCGAGATGACCGAGCGCGACCTGGACGACTTCACCGAGATCCGCGCGCTGATCGAGGTCCCCACCGTCGGCCGGGTCACCCGCAGCGCCACCCGCGATCAGCTGGAGGCGCTGCGCCCGGTCGCCCAGGAGATCGTCGCCGCCGCCCGCCGGCACGACCTGATCGGCTACCTGGAGGCGGACCGCCGCTTCCACCTCACCCTGCTCGGCCTGGCCGGCAACGCTCACCTGGTCGAGGTGGTCGGCGACCTGCGCAAGCGCTCCCGCCTCTACGGCCTGACCCGCCTCGACCAGCGCGGTGAACTCGTCTCCTCCGCCGAGGAGCACGTGGAACTCCTGGACCTGATGCTGGCCGGCGACGCGCCCGCTGCAGAGGCCTGCATGGCGCGCCACCTCGGCCACATCCGCTCGCTCTGGGCGGAAGGCCAGGAGGAGAACGAGGAGGAGAAGCCCGCCCTGCGACTGGGGCAGCGGTAG
- a CDS encoding ornithine cyclodeaminase family protein: MIAELPVDLTCGQAIEAITAVLRAGLEVESCPARGNIPVPAGELLLMPAALGGGDAAGGRSGEGGWSGEGGYVGVKIAGVAPANPGRGLPRITGSYLLLDGGTLLPLAVLDGAALTALRTPAVTAVAVDRLAAPGAAHLVIFGAGPQAYGHLDALCEVRPVERVTVVARRAEPAERLARYARARGVAAVVGQADAVAGGDLVVCCTTASEPLFDGDLVPDHAVVAAVGSHSPTGREVDTALVARAACYVEARAVARREAGDLLLAGEVTGPEQWTNLAELVGSPALVGSPAPVGSPAGTVPDDRPRFFKSVGMAWQDLAVAAELYRRHRVTA, from the coding sequence GTGATCGCCGAGCTGCCCGTCGACCTGACCTGCGGTCAGGCCATCGAGGCGATCACCGCCGTGCTGCGGGCCGGGCTGGAGGTGGAGTCCTGCCCGGCCCGCGGCAACATCCCTGTCCCGGCCGGCGAGCTGCTGCTGATGCCGGCCGCGCTGGGGGGCGGTGACGCGGCCGGCGGCCGAAGCGGGGAGGGGGGCTGGAGCGGGGAGGGGGGCTACGTCGGGGTCAAGATCGCTGGGGTGGCCCCGGCCAACCCCGGGCGCGGGCTGCCGCGGATCACCGGTAGCTACCTGCTGCTGGACGGGGGCACCCTGCTGCCGCTCGCCGTGCTGGACGGCGCCGCGCTCACCGCGCTGCGCACGCCCGCGGTGACCGCCGTGGCGGTGGACCGGCTGGCCGCGCCCGGGGCCGCGCACCTGGTGATCTTCGGGGCCGGGCCGCAGGCCTACGGGCACCTGGACGCGCTGTGCGAGGTGCGACCGGTGGAGCGGGTCACCGTGGTGGCCCGGCGGGCCGAGCCGGCCGAGCGACTGGCCCGCTACGCCCGTGCGCGCGGGGTGGCTGCTGTCGTCGGGCAGGCGGACGCGGTGGCCGGGGGCGACCTTGTGGTCTGCTGCACCACCGCGAGCGAGCCGCTCTTCGACGGCGACCTGGTGCCGGACCACGCGGTGGTGGCGGCGGTCGGCTCGCACTCGCCGACCGGCCGTGAGGTGGACACCGCGCTGGTGGCCAGGGCCGCCTGCTACGTGGAGGCACGCGCGGTGGCCCGGCGGGAGGCCGGCGACCTGCTGCTGGCGGGCGAGGTGACCGGGCCGGAGCAGTGGACCAACCTCGCTGAGCTGGTCGGCAGCCCGGCACTGGTCGGGAGCCCGGCACCGGTCGGGAGCCCGGCGGGGACGGTGCCGGACGATCGGCCGCGCTTCTTCAAGAGCGTCGGGATGGCCTGGCAGGACCTGGCGGTCGCCGCCGAGCTCTACCGGCGGCACCGGGTGACGGCCTGA
- a CDS encoding dihydrodipicolinate synthase family protein has protein sequence MVATALPLRSDLSVDYDAYAEHVRRLIDAGCDGVVPNGSLGEYQTLTAEERARVVSTAVEAAGDGARVMPGVAAYGSAESRRWAEQAAEAGAGSVLLLPPNAYRADADAVRAHYAEVAKAGLPVVAYNNPIDTKVDLVPELLAELHGEGSIVAVKEFSGDVRRAYQIAELAPGLDLLIGADDVLLELALAGAVGWIAGYPNALPEASVALYRAAVAQDLQIALPLYRALHPLLRWDSKTEFVQAIKLSMDIAGLPGGPVRPPRTPLTPQVEAAVRAATEKALAEGLS, from the coding sequence ATGGTCGCCACCGCACTGCCACTGCGTTCGGACCTCTCCGTCGACTACGACGCCTACGCCGAGCACGTCCGCCGTCTGATCGACGCCGGGTGCGACGGCGTGGTCCCCAACGGCTCGCTCGGCGAGTACCAGACGCTGACCGCCGAGGAGCGCGCCAGGGTGGTCAGCACCGCCGTCGAGGCGGCCGGCGACGGGGCCCGGGTGATGCCGGGCGTGGCGGCGTACGGCAGCGCCGAGTCCCGCCGCTGGGCCGAGCAGGCCGCCGAGGCCGGCGCCGGCTCGGTGCTGCTGCTGCCGCCCAACGCCTACCGCGCGGACGCCGACGCGGTGCGCGCACACTACGCCGAGGTCGCCAAGGCGGGCCTGCCGGTGGTCGCGTACAACAACCCGATCGACACCAAGGTCGACCTGGTCCCCGAACTGCTCGCCGAACTGCACGGCGAGGGCAGCATCGTGGCCGTCAAGGAGTTCAGCGGCGACGTCCGGCGCGCTTACCAGATCGCCGAGCTGGCCCCGGGCCTGGACCTGCTGATCGGCGCCGACGACGTGCTGCTCGAACTCGCCCTGGCCGGCGCGGTGGGCTGGATCGCCGGCTACCCGAACGCGCTGCCCGAGGCCTCGGTCGCGCTCTACCGGGCCGCCGTCGCGCAGGACCTGCAGATCGCGCTGCCGCTCTACCGGGCGCTGCACCCGCTGCTGCGCTGGGACTCCAAGACCGAGTTCGTGCAGGCGATCAAGCTCTCGATGGACATCGCGGGCCTGCCCGGCGGCCCGGTCCGCCCGCCGCGCACCCCGCTCACCCCGCAGGTGGAGGCCGCCGTCCGGGCCGCCACCGAGAAGGCGCTCGCCGAGGGCCTGAGCTGA
- a CDS encoding ABC transporter ATP-binding protein — translation MPTTLTTPRTRTGLALQGVTLTYPDGEQRLTALDEISLEVAPGEFTAVVGPSGSGKSSLLAVAATLLRPDRGQVLISGQDAGTLSDRARTALRREHLGIVFQQSNLLASLTAIEQLLVLTDLRGEHPTRARARARARAEELLASVGLDPAKQRRRPHQLSGGERQRVNIARALFGEPAVLLVDEPTSALDHERGAQIVDLLAEVTRLHRTATVMVTHDRALLGGVDRVLEMADGRLTER, via the coding sequence ATGCCCACCACCCTCACCACGCCGCGTACCCGCACCGGCCTGGCCCTGCAAGGGGTCACCCTCACCTACCCCGACGGCGAGCAGCGCCTGACCGCCCTGGACGAGATCTCCCTGGAGGTCGCGCCGGGCGAGTTCACCGCCGTGGTCGGCCCCTCCGGCTCGGGCAAGTCCAGCCTGCTCGCGGTCGCCGCCACCCTGCTGCGCCCGGACCGCGGCCAGGTCCTGATCAGCGGTCAGGACGCGGGCACCCTCTCCGACCGGGCCCGCACCGCCCTGCGCCGCGAACACCTGGGCATCGTCTTCCAGCAGTCCAACCTGCTCGCCTCCCTCACCGCGATCGAGCAGCTCCTGGTCCTCACCGACCTGCGCGGCGAACACCCCACCCGGGCCCGGGCCCGCGCCCGCGCCCGCGCCGAAGAGCTCCTCGCCTCCGTCGGCCTCGACCCCGCCAAGCAGCGCCGCCGCCCCCACCAGCTCTCCGGCGGCGAACGCCAACGCGTCAACATCGCCCGCGCACTCTTCGGCGAACCCGCCGTCCTCCTGGTGGACGAGCCCACCTCCGCCCTGGACCACGAACGCGGCGCCCAGATCGTGGACCTGCTGGCCGAGGTCACCCGGCTGCACCGGACGGCGACGGTCATGGTGACGCACGACCGCGCACTGCTGGGCGGCGTGGACCGCGTACTGGAGATGGCGGACGGCCGACTGACCGAGCGCTAG
- a CDS encoding proline racemase family protein, whose protein sequence is MTGRPQPPEPLEIRTVDYHAAGEPFRIVVDGLPPVPGDSVAERRAIALGAGRAATDPRPGPLDTVRQLLTREPRGHAGMYGGFLVPPDDDEAHLGVLFFHKDGYSTACGHGTIALGAWAVDSGLVPAPADGTAHVRIDVPSGRVTALVHRSGGRTTAVAFRNVPTRVLARKRAVATSFGTLEVDLADSGAIYASLAVDAVTPAELPRLAALGREIRAALLAEYDLYGVILHQELPDTPVGPNQRNVTVFADGQIDRSPCGSGTSARLALLAEDGRLGRQQELRHESIVGTVFTGRLLGRRADGVLTEVTGQAHRTGVHQFVLDPADPLGTGFLL, encoded by the coding sequence ATGACGGGCCGGCCGCAGCCGCCGGAGCCGCTGGAGATCCGGACCGTCGACTACCACGCCGCCGGGGAGCCGTTCCGGATCGTCGTCGACGGCCTGCCGCCGGTGCCCGGGGACTCGGTGGCCGAGCGCCGGGCGATCGCGCTCGGCGCGGGCCGCGCCGCCACCGACCCCCGGCCCGGCCCGCTGGACACCGTGCGGCAGCTGCTCACCCGCGAGCCGCGCGGGCACGCGGGGATGTACGGCGGGTTCCTGGTGCCGCCGGACGATGACGAGGCGCACCTGGGGGTGCTCTTCTTCCACAAGGACGGCTACTCCACCGCCTGCGGTCACGGCACCATCGCGCTGGGCGCCTGGGCGGTGGACAGCGGCCTGGTCCCGGCGCCCGCCGACGGTACCGCCCACGTTCGGATCGACGTGCCCTCCGGCCGGGTCACCGCGCTGGTGCACCGCAGCGGTGGGCGCACCACGGCCGTCGCCTTCCGCAACGTGCCGACCCGGGTGCTGGCTCGCAAGCGAGCGGTGGCCACCTCGTTCGGCACGCTGGAAGTCGACCTGGCCGACTCCGGCGCCATCTACGCCTCGCTGGCCGTCGACGCGGTGACGCCCGCCGAACTGCCCCGGCTCGCCGCGCTCGGGCGCGAGATCCGGGCGGCGCTGCTCGCGGAGTACGACCTCTACGGCGTGATCCTGCACCAGGAACTGCCCGACACCCCGGTGGGTCCCAACCAGCGCAACGTCACCGTCTTCGCGGACGGCCAGATCGACCGCTCGCCGTGCGGTTCGGGCACCTCGGCGCGGCTGGCCCTGCTGGCCGAGGACGGGCGGCTCGGCCGGCAGCAGGAGCTGCGGCACGAGTCGATCGTCGGCACGGTCTTCACCGGCCGCCTGCTCGGCCGGCGGGCGGACGGAGTGCTCACCGAGGTCACCGGGCAGGCCCACCGCACGGGCGTGCACCAGTTCGTGCTGGACCCCGCTGACCCGCTCGGTACGGGGTTCCTGCTGTGA
- a CDS encoding Uma2 family endonuclease — MSAAAAEHPLHQPSLLELAERISRDFEGCRVEIIGSQLIVSPPADGSHAESLTDLMVPFLAAGLHGEQARVLQAIGLWLPDGPSDYVIPDLAVVDADYRDHLAEHGCYEPAVFRLVVEVTSANHRMDLMAKPTVYAGAGIPVYMIIDRRNRRVRVLTDPQGGEYRVHAVHHPGQSFELPGSIGALVKLEVDGILGPEV, encoded by the coding sequence ATGTCCGCCGCCGCTGCAGAGCACCCGCTTCATCAGCCGTCGCTGCTTGAGCTGGCCGAGCGGATCTCCCGGGACTTCGAGGGCTGTCGCGTCGAGATCATCGGGAGCCAGCTCATCGTGTCGCCCCCCGCCGACGGCTCGCATGCCGAGTCGCTGACCGACCTCATGGTGCCGTTTCTGGCAGCGGGCCTGCATGGCGAGCAGGCACGGGTGTTGCAAGCCATCGGACTCTGGCTCCCGGACGGTCCGTCTGACTACGTCATCCCCGACCTCGCGGTCGTCGACGCGGACTACCGAGACCACCTGGCCGAACACGGCTGCTACGAGCCCGCCGTCTTCCGGCTCGTGGTCGAGGTCACGTCCGCCAACCACCGTATGGATCTCATGGCCAAGCCCACGGTCTATGCGGGCGCCGGCATCCCCGTCTACATGATCATCGACCGCAGGAACCGCCGGGTGCGGGTACTCACCGATCCGCAGGGCGGCGAGTACCGGGTCCACGCCGTTCACCACCCCGGGCAGTCCTTCGAACTCCCTGGATCCATCGGGGCGTTGGTGAAGCTCGAGGTGGACGGCATCCTGGGCCCCGAGGTCTGA
- a CDS encoding proline racemase family protein, giving the protein MRTRHVFHAVDSHTEGMPTRVITGGFGVIPGATMAERRVHFQQHLDHFRTLLMYEPRGHASMSGAILQPPTRPDADYGVLFIEVSGLLPMCGHGTIGVATVLVETGMVPVVEPVTTVRLDTPAGLVTAEVQVSDGAATAVTIRNVASYAVAIDQKIEVPGWGTVGYDLAYGGNFYAILPLAAFGLPFERERKQEMLAAGLALMDAINASEARPVHPEDPSFHSVHHVNLLAPGSTAEHSRHAMAIHPGWFDRSPCGTGTSARMAQLHARGELPLGQDFVNESFIGTRFVGRLVEETAVAGRPAVIPTVTGRAWVTGTAQYFLDPTDPFPGGFLL; this is encoded by the coding sequence ATGCGCACCCGGCACGTCTTCCACGCCGTCGACTCCCACACCGAGGGCATGCCCACCCGGGTCATCACCGGTGGCTTCGGTGTCATCCCCGGCGCCACGATGGCCGAACGCCGGGTCCACTTCCAGCAGCACCTGGACCACTTCCGCACCCTGCTGATGTACGAGCCGCGCGGCCACGCCTCGATGAGCGGTGCGATCCTGCAGCCGCCGACCCGCCCGGACGCCGACTACGGGGTGCTCTTCATCGAGGTCTCCGGCCTGCTGCCGATGTGCGGCCACGGCACCATCGGCGTGGCCACCGTGCTGGTGGAGACCGGCATGGTGCCGGTGGTCGAGCCGGTCACCACGGTGCGGCTGGACACCCCCGCCGGCCTGGTCACCGCCGAGGTGCAGGTGTCGGACGGGGCTGCCACCGCCGTCACCATCCGCAACGTGGCCTCCTACGCGGTCGCGATCGACCAGAAGATCGAGGTGCCGGGCTGGGGGACGGTCGGCTACGACCTCGCCTACGGCGGCAACTTCTACGCGATTCTGCCGCTGGCCGCCTTCGGGCTGCCCTTCGAACGCGAGCGCAAGCAGGAGATGCTCGCCGCCGGCCTGGCCCTGATGGACGCCATCAACGCCTCCGAGGCCCGCCCGGTGCACCCCGAGGACCCGTCCTTCCACAGCGTGCACCACGTCAACCTGCTGGCCCCCGGGTCGACTGCCGAGCACTCCCGGCACGCGATGGCCATCCACCCGGGCTGGTTCGACCGGTCGCCCTGTGGCACCGGCACCTCGGCCCGGATGGCCCAGCTGCACGCGCGTGGCGAGCTGCCACTCGGGCAGGACTTCGTCAACGAGTCCTTCATCGGTACCCGCTTCGTCGGCCGGCTGGTCGAGGAGACCGCGGTCGCCGGTCGCCCGGCCGTGATCCCGACCGTCACGGGACGCGCCTGGGTGACCGGCACCGCCCAGTACTTCCTCGACCCGACCGACCCCTTTCCCGGAGGCTTCCTGCTGTGA
- a CDS encoding aldehyde dehydrogenase family protein, whose protein sequence is MSATVRSFNPANPADLVIEVPAPGAFGAAAAVERARAAQPGWLAAGAAARSAALGRAAEAVEAHAEELAALAGREVGKPLGEARGEVARTVAILRYYAQAPYAASGAVHETAAGQGLLLTRRRPYGVAGLITPWNFPFAIPVWKAAPALAVGNTVALKPAPEATACALRLAELLALPEDVLTVLPGGAEEGAAVVSAADIVSFTGSTGTGQAVIRTATERSVPVQAEMGGLNAAIVLPDADIEQAAAQLAFAIAGYAGQKCTATSRVIAVGDALEPLRAALGKALAAAGADSGPVISEAARERLTGAIASAVEGSAELLAGGQLPQRDGWFIEPTLLARVPAGHPLLAEEFFGPVAVLLGAADLDEAIALANATRHNLSASVHTRELDVALAAADRLDAGMIRINAPSSGVDFHLPFGGAKAASYGSREQGQAALDFYTASRTVSLLPAGGA, encoded by the coding sequence GTGAGCGCCACCGTCCGTTCGTTCAACCCCGCCAACCCCGCCGACCTGGTGATCGAGGTCCCGGCACCGGGCGCCTTCGGCGCCGCAGCCGCCGTCGAGCGGGCCCGGGCGGCGCAGCCCGGCTGGCTGGCGGCCGGTGCCGCCGCCCGCTCGGCCGCGCTCGGGCGGGCGGCCGAGGCCGTCGAGGCGCACGCCGAGGAACTGGCCGCGCTGGCCGGGCGCGAGGTGGGCAAGCCGCTCGGCGAGGCCCGCGGCGAGGTGGCCCGCACGGTGGCGATCCTGCGCTACTACGCGCAGGCGCCGTACGCGGCCTCCGGCGCCGTGCACGAGACCGCCGCCGGGCAGGGCCTGCTGCTCACCCGGCGCCGCCCGTACGGGGTGGCCGGGCTGATCACGCCGTGGAACTTCCCGTTCGCCATCCCGGTCTGGAAGGCGGCGCCCGCGCTGGCCGTCGGCAACACGGTGGCGCTCAAGCCCGCACCGGAGGCGACCGCCTGCGCGCTGCGGCTGGCCGAACTGCTCGCGCTGCCCGAGGACGTGCTGACCGTGCTGCCGGGCGGTGCCGAGGAGGGCGCGGCGGTGGTCTCGGCCGCCGACATCGTCTCCTTCACCGGATCCACCGGCACCGGGCAGGCCGTGATCCGCACCGCGACCGAGCGGTCGGTGCCGGTGCAGGCCGAGATGGGCGGGCTGAACGCGGCGATCGTGCTGCCGGACGCCGACATCGAGCAGGCCGCCGCCCAGCTGGCCTTCGCGATCGCCGGCTACGCGGGCCAGAAGTGCACCGCGACCAGCCGGGTGATCGCGGTGGGTGACGCGCTGGAACCGCTGCGGGCGGCGCTGGGCAAGGCGCTGGCCGCGGCCGGTGCGGACAGCGGGCCGGTGATCTCCGAGGCTGCCCGGGAGCGGCTGACCGGGGCGATCGCCTCGGCCGTCGAGGGCAGCGCGGAGCTGCTGGCCGGGGGGCAACTGCCGCAGCGGGACGGCTGGTTCATCGAACCGACGCTGCTGGCGCGGGTCCCGGCCGGACATCCGCTGCTGGCCGAGGAGTTCTTCGGGCCGGTCGCCGTGCTGCTGGGCGCCGCCGACCTGGACGAGGCGATCGCGCTGGCCAACGCCACCCGGCACAACCTGTCCGCCTCCGTGCACACCCGGGAGCTGGACGTCGCGCTGGCCGCCGCCGACCGGCTGGACGCCGGGATGATCCGGATCAACGCGCCCTCCAGCGGTGTCGACTTCCACCTGCCGTTCGGCGGTGCGAAGGCGGCCTCCTACGGCTCGCGCGAGCAGGGGCAGGCGGCGCTCGACTTCTACACCGCCAGCCGCACCGTGTCGCTGCTGCCGGCGGGCGGGGCCTGA